GTAAACAACGTATCCAATCTGTTTGCAAACTTCTGCTTCCCTCCCATACGTTCAATCAGCAATTTCGGATTCTGCGGAACAAAGAAACTATAGTTCCATGAATTACCTTCAATAAAACCCTGACCATGCGTACTCATCACATCAAATTTTTTCTGGAAAGTACCATCAGCCATTTTAGCGCGCATAAATCCGGTTGAAGAATCAAAATTATTCTCCCAGTTTCCAGAACGTTTCATGTATTCCTGGTAAATATCCTGCTTATTCAATTTTTTGGCCAATTGGGCAATACACCAATCATCATAAGCATATTCCAATGTATTTGAAATGGAAACCCCACTCTTCTCAGCCGGAATGTATCCTTTATCAATATAATCCCCTATCCCTTCATAATCCCTGTGGTTAGAAGTTACGATACAAGCCGCAAGAGCCGCTTCAGGATCACCATTATAAACCCCCTTAATAATCGCGTCCGTAACTACTGAAACACTGTGATAACCACTCATACACCAGTTATCATTTGCATAATGCGACCAGATAGGCAACATCTTCAATGAATTCTGATCATAATGCGCCATCATAGACTTCACCATATCATTGTTACGTGATGGCTGAATCAGGTTGAAAAACGGATGTAAAGCTCTATAGGTATCCCATAATGAGAAAGTTGTGTAATTCGTAAAACCTTTCGCTTCATGAACCCCCTGATCCAGTCCTTTATACTGACCATTTACATCTGTATAAACTGTTGGATTGATAAAAGCATGATACATCGCAGTATAAAAGTTCACCTTATCATCTTCTGATGTATTGACAGTAATCTTATTCAATTCTTTATTCCACTCTTCTTTTGCCTGTTTTTTAACCTGCTCAAAATCCCATCCTGGTATTTCAGCACGCATATTTTCCAAAGCATTTTCCTGGCTTACCGGAGATAATGCGAACTTGATCTTCACTTTTTCCTGATCCTCAGTTTTAAAGTCAAAATACATTCTTATCTGTTTACCAGCAATTTCAGGGAAGTTTTTTGTCTGATCAAACTTGCCCCAGAATCCCTTGTATGCCTGTTTACGGTCATAGTTTTTCTGACCATATTTAACAAATGGTTTAGAGAATGACATCGCAAAATAAACTGTTCTTGTTCTTGCCCATCCATTAGTCTGACGATAACCAGTTACCAAAGAATCATTGACTACGCGTACATAAGTCCATACATTCTTATCTTCATAGTTATAAATACCAGCTATCAGATCCAGGATAATATGTGACTGATCAGATTTTGGGAAAGTATACTGATGCATGCCCACTCTTTTCGTAGCCGTCAGTTCTGCAAGAATATTATCATCGTCTAATTTAACTTTGTAATACCCCGCTTCCGCAACTTCATTCTGATGCGAAAAGGCAGAACGGAATCCACCTTTAGGATCAGAAGCTACACCTGGATTTAACTGCAATTTGCCCTGCGTAGGCATAATCAGGAAATCTCCAAGATCTGAGTGACCAGAACCGCTGAAATGCGTATGACTAAATCCAACTATTGTTTTATCCTCATAACGGTAACCTGCACAATATTTATACACATCACCATTATATTTCCCGTTCAGTTCATACGATAACGTATCCGTTTCCGGACTTAGCTGAACAGCACCGAAAGGGACTACTGCTCCCGGATAAGTATGCCCCATTTTCTGCGTTCCTATAATTGGCTTCACATATTTAGCCAGGTCTTGTTGCGCGTTACCGATAAAGGGAATAAATAAAATACTGTAAAATAGAAATTTCTTCATCAATTAGTCTGTTTTGGTTTGTTTTTTATCAAAGCACTAATATATCACATAAGATTGTAAAACGCTGTATCATATGTGCTATATCGTTTAATCATAGTTTTCATTTACCTTTTTACAAGGATCTGACTCCTTAAAAAATGAATCTTTAACTAAAATCAGTTATTTTTGTCTCATATTAAAATACTAATGAGTAAAAGGGGTAGAATTCTGGTAGCCATGAGTGGCGGTGTAGATAGTTCAGTAGCAGCAGTAATGTTACACGAACAAGGGTATGAAGTTATTGGTTTAACGATGAAGACCTGGGACTATGCAACATCCGGAAGCAGTAGTAAAGAAACCGGTTGCTGTAGTCTGGACAGTATCAATGATGCCCGTACCTTAGCAGTAAATTATGGCTTTCCACATTATATATTAGACATCAGAGAAGAATTTGGTGATTATGTAATTGATAATTTTGTTGACGAATATCTTGCAGGCCGCACACCAAATCCATGTGTGTTATGTAATACCCATATCAAATGGGAAGCATTGCTGAAACGTGCAAACAAACTGGATTGTGAATTTATAGCAACTGGTCACTATGCAAATGTCAGACAACATGAAAACGGCAGACATGTAATTTCTAAGGGACTGGATGAAAATAAAGATCAGTCTTATGTTTTATGGGGCGTTTCTCAGGAAAACCTTGCACGTACACAATTTCCGTTAGGATCTTTTGCTAAAGCTGATATCAGACAAATGGCACTGGATATGGGACAGGAAGAGCTGGCGAAAAAAAGCGAGAGTTATGAAATCTGTTTCGTACCTGAAAATGATTACCGTTCGTTCTTAAAACATAAAGTAGAAGATCTGGAAGACCGTGTTGCAGGTGGAAATTTCATCACCAGCGATGGAATGATCGTTGGACAGCATAAAGGATATCCTTTTTATACTATCGGACAGCGTAAAGGACTGGGCATCGCTTTTGGTGAGCCTATGTTTGTAACGCAAATCCTTCCGGAAAGTAATACAGTTATGCTGGGCAGAGCCGAAGAACTGGAAAGAAGTGAAGCAATGGTACGTAACATTAACCTGATTAAATATGACAATATTTTTGAACCAATGGATAATGTGATTACCAAAATACGTTATAAAGATGCAGGTATGTTAAGTACCATCGTTCAGGAAAAAGATAGAATGCGTGTCGTATTTGACCACAATGTATCTGCGATTGCACCTGGACAATCAGCTGTGTTCTACGAAGGAAACGACCTTTTAGGAGGCGGTTTCCTTGTCTAAATAATTAGCTATCCAGCTGATCTGAAATCATATAGGGAGAAGAAGTTAATAATTTCTTCCCTCTGTATGCTTCAAAATAATAATCAATACGTCCTAAGTTTATTCCTGCAAAACCAACCTGATTGATCGTTGTGATCTTTCCGGCCCTGTTTTTAACATCCTGAGGTTTAGCCATAAAAGTATGTGTATGTCCTCCAATGATTAAATCAATATGATCATTATTCTCGGCCAAAGTCTGATCTGATACTTTCTTCTCTGAATATTTATACCCCAGATGAGACAGACATATAATTAAATCACATTTATGGTCGTTTTTAAGCAATGAAGCAGTTTCGTTAGCTTTTGAAACGGGATCCTGATAAATTGTGTTCCCATAGTTCTTCTCTCCTACGAGCCCTTTCAACTCAATACCAATTCCAAAAACACCAATCTTCAAACCGCCTTTATTAAAAATCTTAAAAGGCTGGGTAGATTTGTGCATAATCGTATCAGAAAAATCGTAGTTACTCACCAGGATCGGGAAATTAGCATGTGGCAGCTGCTTATAGAAGCCTTCCACCCCATTGTCAAAATCATGATTCCCCATTGTTGCGGCATCATATCCCATCTCGCTCATGAGCTTAATTTCAAGCTCTCCACCATATAAATTAAAATAAGGAGTACCCTGGAAAATATCACCGGCATCCAATAAAAGTACATGCTGCTGTTCTGCTCTTATCTTTTTAATCAAAGCCGATCTTCGCGCTACACCACCCAATCCCTGGTTCCTGCCACCATCCATAGCAAAAGGCTCGATCTGGCTATGTACATCATTCGTGTGTAAAATAGTCAGGTGCTTTAGTTCTCCATTTGCCAGCGCATCTAAAGAATGTATACTCAGAGCGGTCGCAGCTGCCGCAATACCACCGGTTTTTATAAATTTTCTACGATTAATCATTGGTTATCCTCCCGTCTAATTTTGAACTGATCTTTACCCCTTTATCCTTGCTTTCTTTAATATACTGAATTAACGCATCGCGGATTTTAAGTCCCAGTACTTTGCTGGAAACAGGTTTTTTAAAACTGCTGATACCATCAGCACCACCTGCGATATAATCAGAAGTCAATACGCTGTAACTTTTTGAAGGATCAAAAGGTTTACCGCCAATTAACACGTCTGCCGGTTTCTTTGCTTTGATTTTCATCGTTAAGCCACCTACGGGTTGTCCGCCGCTCACTGCAATATAATCCAGTAAAGTCTGAACGTCTGAGCCTTTCAATTCAAAAACAATCAGTTCATTTTCAAATGGCATCAGTTGAAAGACATTAGACAACGTGATCGCCCCCGAAGGTAAATCGTTACGCAAGCCTCCATTTCCGCTAGGCATGGTGAAATCTATTTGCGGAACGATTTTGCGCGCTTCAACTAAAGAGGCATCGGCAAGAAAATTCCCTAAAGAAGACTCTCCGTTCACCAGTTTTTTAGTAAGCTCATTCTCCGAATACCCTAAAACCTCATTCATTTGTGAATCCAGCTTCAGTTTATAGGGCTGATAAGTACGGATAACCGAGCTATCGGCTGTTACATCCTGTGTTACTTTATATTCTCCCCGATTTGATTTGACAACCTGATAAGTGCTGCTGCAAGCACATAAAAAGAAAGAGCCCAGAAGAAAACTGAGTGTACTGAGCTTTGTTGAATTTTGCATAGTTGAAATTAAGTTGCAAATGTAAATCAATCCCCCAATTTCCAGGTTAAAAAAAAGAGAAATCCTTGTTAAGGGATTTCTCTTTTTCATGCTTTAATACCTCTGAAAGGCTTTGTATAGCAATTGTTACAAGTTCTTGGTCAGTTCAGGGCTCATTGGTGTAACCTTAGAACGGAAACGGTGAACCAGCTCTCCTTTTTCATTAATCAGGAATTTTTCGAAATTCCATTTGATATCTCCGGTAAAATCAGAATTACTGGCAGAAGTCAGATATTTGAAAATCGGATTAATGTCATTTCCCTTTACGCTCACTTTTTCACTTAATAAAAAAGTAACGCCAAAATTCTTTTTACAGAAATCTTGTATCTCTGAATTAGTAGCCAGTTCCTGTCCACCAAAATTACCCGCCGGAAAACCAATCAGCACTACATCTTTACCATACTTCTGATGTAATTTCTCCAGGTCTTCATACTGTGGCGTATAGCCGCATTTTGAAGCTGTATTTACAATAAGAATTTTCTTACCCTTAAATTTCGAAAGCTTAATCTCTTTACCATCAATTGTTTTCATGGTAAAATCGTAAATGCTTTGCGGCGGGGTAAATAACAAACTGAATAAAATAAGTAGGGTGTTCATAGTTTTAAATTTTATGTTAGAACGAATATATGGACAAATTATTTACACGTATATAATAGGAAGGTAAACTTAATCGATTCCTATTCATTATACGTACAAATTCAGGCCTCAGATTTAAGAAATGAGCAATAATTTCAACGTCTAAATCATACTTTTTGAGATTTATTCTTAGTAGAATTTTGATTTTAGGCTTATTTATAGTTTTATTTGCAGAAAAACCTTCTAGATGGCCAAAAATTTATTAATAGTTGAATCACCTGCAAAAGCGAAAACAATAGAAGGGTATTTGGGTAAAGATTTCATTGTTAAATC
The sequence above is drawn from the Pedobacter cryoconitis genome and encodes:
- a CDS encoding GH92 family glycosyl hydrolase; translated protein: MKKFLFYSILFIPFIGNAQQDLAKYVKPIIGTQKMGHTYPGAVVPFGAVQLSPETDTLSYELNGKYNGDVYKYCAGYRYEDKTIVGFSHTHFSGSGHSDLGDFLIMPTQGKLQLNPGVASDPKGGFRSAFSHQNEVAEAGYYKVKLDDDNILAELTATKRVGMHQYTFPKSDQSHIILDLIAGIYNYEDKNVWTYVRVVNDSLVTGYRQTNGWARTRTVYFAMSFSKPFVKYGQKNYDRKQAYKGFWGKFDQTKNFPEIAGKQIRMYFDFKTEDQEKVKIKFALSPVSQENALENMRAEIPGWDFEQVKKQAKEEWNKELNKITVNTSEDDKVNFYTAMYHAFINPTVYTDVNGQYKGLDQGVHEAKGFTNYTTFSLWDTYRALHPFFNLIQPSRNNDMVKSMMAHYDQNSLKMLPIWSHYANDNWCMSGYHSVSVVTDAIIKGVYNGDPEAALAACIVTSNHRDYEGIGDYIDKGYIPAEKSGVSISNTLEYAYDDWCIAQLAKKLNKQDIYQEYMKRSGNWENNFDSSTGFMRAKMADGTFQKKFDVMSTHGQGFIEGNSWNYSFFVPQNPKLLIERMGGKQKFANRLDTLFTMHLPDEFFADTEDITREGIVGGYVHGNEPAHHVAYLYNWTDQPWKTQSRIRMILKMQYKNAPDGLGGNDDCGQMSAWYIFSSLGFYPVAPGSDEYSLGSPAVKSAVLKLENGKTFTVDAINQSDKNVYVQKVLLNGKAITTHTIKHGDITAGGKLTFYMSSKPAK
- the mnmA gene encoding tRNA 2-thiouridine(34) synthase MnmA, whose product is MSKRGRILVAMSGGVDSSVAAVMLHEQGYEVIGLTMKTWDYATSGSSSKETGCCSLDSINDARTLAVNYGFPHYILDIREEFGDYVIDNFVDEYLAGRTPNPCVLCNTHIKWEALLKRANKLDCEFIATGHYANVRQHENGRHVISKGLDENKDQSYVLWGVSQENLARTQFPLGSFAKADIRQMALDMGQEELAKKSESYEICFVPENDYRSFLKHKVEDLEDRVAGGNFITSDGMIVGQHKGYPFYTIGQRKGLGIAFGEPMFVTQILPESNTVMLGRAEELERSEAMVRNINLIKYDNIFEPMDNVITKIRYKDAGMLSTIVQEKDRMRVVFDHNVSAIAPGQSAVFYEGNDLLGGGFLV
- a CDS encoding bifunctional metallophosphatase/5'-nucleotidase, giving the protein MINRRKFIKTGGIAAAATALSIHSLDALANGELKHLTILHTNDVHSQIEPFAMDGGRNQGLGGVARRSALIKKIRAEQQHVLLLDAGDIFQGTPYFNLYGGELEIKLMSEMGYDAATMGNHDFDNGVEGFYKQLPHANFPILVSNYDFSDTIMHKSTQPFKIFNKGGLKIGVFGIGIELKGLVGEKNYGNTIYQDPVSKANETASLLKNDHKCDLIICLSHLGYKYSEKKVSDQTLAENNDHIDLIIGGHTHTFMAKPQDVKNRAGKITTINQVGFAGINLGRIDYYFEAYRGKKLLTSSPYMISDQLDS
- a CDS encoding 5'-nucleotidase C-terminal domain-containing protein; the encoded protein is MQNSTKLSTLSFLLGSFFLCACSSTYQVVKSNRGEYKVTQDVTADSSVIRTYQPYKLKLDSQMNEVLGYSENELTKKLVNGESSLGNFLADASLVEARKIVPQIDFTMPSGNGGLRNDLPSGAITLSNVFQLMPFENELIVFELKGSDVQTLLDYIAVSGGQPVGGLTMKIKAKKPADVLIGGKPFDPSKSYSVLTSDYIAGGADGISSFKKPVSSKVLGLKIRDALIQYIKESKDKGVKISSKLDGRITND
- a CDS encoding glutathione peroxidase; protein product: MNTLLILFSLLFTPPQSIYDFTMKTIDGKEIKLSKFKGKKILIVNTASKCGYTPQYEDLEKLHQKYGKDVVLIGFPAGNFGGQELATNSEIQDFCKKNFGVTFLLSEKVSVKGNDINPIFKYLTSASNSDFTGDIKWNFEKFLINEKGELVHRFRSKVTPMSPELTKNL